AGGAAGGCGTGTGGGGTGCGCGGCATGGGGCGCTAGCTTGCCACAGGCGGGAGCGATGCGGTCAGCCTGCGGCGACCTGCGCGGCGTGGGCGAGGATGCGGTTCGGGCCTACGTGCGAACGGGCGGGCGCCCGGGTTGCAGGTGCCTGCTGCACCACGCATCGTCGGGGCTTACCGACTGCTCAAGGAGATCCGATGAAAACTATTGTCACCCTGGTGATCGCTGCCACCGCCGCCCTGGCCGGCTGCGTCGCCGTGCCTTATGACAGTGGCCGATCGCCGCCGCGCGCGGGCTATGGGGATCGCGATCGGGACGGCGTGCCCAATCGCTACGACCGGGACCGCGACAACGACGGCGTGCCGAACCGCCACGACAGCCGGCCGAACAATCCGAATCGGTACTGAGGCGCAGGGGTCCCCCACCTGAGGAGCACGGCAACCGCCGCCGGCAGGCCGCCAAGGCAGGCGGTCAGGAGAACGAAACCTCCGACGATGAATATCAGCGCGCGCAGGAGGAGCCGTTCTGCTGGTGCGCTAGGTGTCGAGGATCAGCTGCGTCTGCGTGACGACGGCGCACAGCTTGCCTTCCGCGGAGCGGATCGTGGTCTGCCACACCATGGTGGTCCGGCCCCGGTGCAGGGCGACGCTCTCGGCCGTGACCGTGGTGTTCACGCGCGCAGCGCCGATGAACTTGGTGCTGGAGTCGGTAGTCGTGGTCCGCTTGCCTTGCAGCATGTTGATCACGGTGCCGACCGCCCCGAGCGTGTCGGCGAAGGCCATGTAGGCGCCGCCGTGCAGGATGCCGCCGGCGGTGCAGAGGTCGGGGCGGACGACCAGCTCGGCGACCACGCGCTCCGGTTCGAGCGTGAGGAGGCGAACGCCCATCAGGCCGGGAAACACCGGGTCGAGGATCTTCTGAACGGCTTCGAGCGCGGGGAGAGGTTGGGTCATGGCGCGGCCCTTCTTGGCCTTAGTCGGCGGAAACCGGCTTGTACGGCGGCGTTCCGAATCGGTTTGCCGACCTGGATCGCGCCCGCTCGGCTTCGATCTCCCGGTCGCGCGGATCGGCCGTAGTGACCAGCGTATCGATCAGCCTGCGGGCTGTGCTTGCGACGTCTTCCACGGCGCGCTGGAATGCCTCCTGGTTGAGCTTCGACGGGCTGTTGAAGCCGCTGAGCTTGCGCACGAACTGCAGGGACGCGGCCCGTATTTCTTCATCCGTCGCCGGCGGCTCGAAGTTGAACAGGGTCTTGATGTTCCGGCACATGGTCGCTCCATGAATGGATGGATCGATGGGATGTCTGCGACGACGGCTAGAAGGATACGCAGGTTCGGGCCTTGACGCGCAGGACGGCCTCCTGCTCGAACTGCGCCTTGTACACGGCCACGAGCACCTGCACTGCGTTCTCGCTGGCGTCGTCATCGGGGTGGATGAGCTGAAGCACCTGCGACGCCTCCTGCACGATCGCGCCGTCGGCACCGCGCCATTGCCCCGAGGCGGGCGACACTGTCAGGCCTTGCGGGAACCGCGGCGTGACAGCGCTCTTCAGGAATTCGCTCCACTCGGCCGGCGTCACCATGCCGCCGCGTGGCTTGCCGGTGCCGAAGTACAGCGTATCGTGGATCAGCGCTTCCTCTCCCGTTGCGCAGCCTGTCCGCAGCAGCGGCGCACAGCCGGCAAGCGTGGCCGCAACACTGGCGATGACGATGGTGATGGTGATATGAGCGATGCGCATGGCATGCCGGGCGGGAGTCGTGGTCGACGATCGTAGCTGCGACCCCGCTGCCGCCTCTGCCAACTCCGCGCCGAAATGGCGGATTCGACATTCAATCTGGTCGGGGTGAGAGGATTCGAACCTCCGGCCTCTACGTCCCGAAGGCCATCCGCCTCGCCAATTGGGACCTTTTTCGAGGGCGTTCCCTCTGAAAGCGCCATCATAGCGTGCATTCGAGCGCAGATGGACGAAAGTAGGTGAAGGGGGCGTTGGAACAAATTTGGAACAGAGCCCGTACGCGTCCGGGTCGCCGGCAAGCGGGAGCGCGTAAAAGCACTTTAAAGAAGCATTCAGGTCGCGGAGGTTGCTAGACCTAGGACCAACCACTTCTTTTGTAGATGTCATGTTCAACTCTTCTCTCCCCCTCGCTCCCCTTGCTTCCACCCTGGAGCACCCGTCCGCGCCCGGCGTGCCGCCGTTCCAGCTCCTGACACGCCTTCAGGTGGCCGAAATCCTCCACGTGACCGTACGCACACTGGATAACTGGCAAAAGTCCGAGCGCATGCCGAAGGCGGTTGACATTGGTGGAAAGGTTTACTGGCACTCAGCGGTTTTTTATAGCTGGCTGGACCAGAAGATGCGCCGCGGTCAATGCCAACTCGGCGACACGGCGTCAGGCGAGCTGAATCAGGAAGCGCGCAAAGCAAAGCCGGCGCGTAGTCCTGAGCGCTTGTCGAGCGCCTCGCGGGCGGTCTCTCGCAATCAGTCCGCACTCGCCAGGATGGCCTTAGGCGGATGAGCACCGGGCTGGCTGCGGCCGCCTTGGTCTGAAGGACCGGCCGGGAGCGCCCCTCACACTGTTGCTGCTTCCACGCCCTTGGACTCAAGGAGTTGCAGCAGTCGAGCGGCCGCACCTCTTGGGCGCTGGCCGACGGAGGCGGATTCCCACCTGCGCACCGTCGAAACGCTCACCCTCATGAAGTTGGCGAAGGCGGCCGGGCTCATCTTTGCGACTTGAGTTCTGATTCGTTGGACGCGCTCGGGGGAGTAGTGCGGCGGCTTCTCGAACAATGGTCTTGTGTGCGTCATGTTGGTGGGTGACACAGGTCACGAGGGCGAGCTCATCACATGGCCGAAGGGCTGGTCTCGCATGAGGATTGTGACGCTTCGCGCTGGTCCGCGGTCTTGCCCCGCGCCCACCCGAAGAACACTGAGACGTTGAGGGTTGCCTCGGTACGACTTTCGCCGTCGTCCGCCCGTCACCAGCGCTATCAAATACGCTATCAAAATGCCGGGCGGCTCGGGGTTGCCAAGTCGGTTGACGGCCATCCCGCCGGCACGGCAGTCGGAGGCCAGCGAATAAGGCTGCTGACTGGCAAGAAAGGCGCCCAGGCGGTGAAGCAAGCCGGTTCGCCCTCGGGGCTACCCCTCTGGCTGCTCTTCTGCGGCCTCGATTCGAGGTGCCAGGCTTACCGACCAGTGACCACCGTGCTCCTGCTTGGAAGACAGCAGGTCGTACGTTTTCACCATGTCGAGCAGTCCTGAGTGACCATAGACTTTCGGAGAAAAGGCAGGGTCAGTGCGCTTGAGATACTGCCCGA
Above is a window of Variovorax sp. RA8 DNA encoding:
- a CDS encoding thrombospondin type 3 repeat-containing protein, which translates into the protein MKTIVTLVIAATAALAGCVAVPYDSGRSPPRAGYGDRDRDGVPNRYDRDRDNDGVPNRHDSRPNNPNRY
- a CDS encoding PaaI family thioesterase gives rise to the protein MTQPLPALEAVQKILDPVFPGLMGVRLLTLEPERVVAELVVRPDLCTAGGILHGGAYMAFADTLGAVGTVINMLQGKRTTTTDSSTKFIGAARVNTTVTAESVALHRGRTTMVWQTTIRSAEGKLCAVVTQTQLILDT
- a CDS encoding DUF2277 domain-containing protein — its product is MCRNIKTLFNFEPPATDEEIRAASLQFVRKLSGFNSPSKLNQEAFQRAVEDVASTARRLIDTLVTTADPRDREIEAERARSRSANRFGTPPYKPVSAD
- a CDS encoding DUF3574 domain-containing protein, producing MRIAHITITIVIASVAATLAGCAPLLRTGCATGEEALIHDTLYFGTGKPRGGMVTPAEWSEFLKSAVTPRFPQGLTVSPASGQWRGADGAIVQEASQVLQLIHPDDDASENAVQVLVAVYKAQFEQEAVLRVKARTCVSF
- a CDS encoding helix-turn-helix transcriptional regulator, giving the protein MFNSSLPLAPLASTLEHPSAPGVPPFQLLTRLQVAEILHVTVRTLDNWQKSERMPKAVDIGGKVYWHSAVFYSWLDQKMRRGQCQLGDTASGELNQEARKAKPARSPERLSSASRAVSRNQSALARMALGG